The Roseofilum capinflatum BLCC-M114 DNA segment CCATAAATAGTGCCATATATCTATGATATCACTGACAGACTTTTCTCCAAGCTGTTCTTTAATAGAGGCGATCGACACTTTCGTTTTCAACGCATACAGGGCAATGATTTCTGGATCGAATGCCTCTGCTTCTAACGTCTGTAACACTGCTTCCATGCTGGATTGACTGCGTTTGAGTTTGGCGATCGCCTTTTCTGATTTTGCCTCACCAACAGAAAAGTTACTTCCATGAATTCGCCACAGGGAAAGGGGTTCGTCAATAAAATAGCAATATTTATCCTGGAGAGCAAAGAGAACCAAATGCTCATCAATATACATATCAACCGCTTCAGGAATCGGTATTTTCTTGGCAATTTCGGTACGAGTCGCAAACGTCGATCCTCCACCAAACAAGATTTGATGCCGATAGAAATATCTCAGCAACTCTTTTCCACTCAGTTTGGTATTCTTCATCCACTCTGGAATTGGCTCGCCTTCTTTAGTATTATTATTGACATCCCAGTAAATAGCAGGATGAGAGACATGGACGAGATCGCGATCGGATTCAAAGCAATTAACTACTTTTTCCAGTTTTTCTGGCAAGAACAAATCATCAGCATCTAAGTTAAACAGATACTTTCCCGTGGCGCGATCGATACCTACTTTAGTAGCTTTTGCTTTACCACTATTTTTTTGTTGGATATAGATAATCTCATCTGGGTAAGCTCTAATTGTATCTACCGTATCATCAGTTGAACCGTCATCAATGATAATAATTTCTAATTCTTCTTTAGACAAGCTAGATGAGAAAACACTATCAAGAGCTTCACCAATAAATCCACTATAATTATAGGTAGGAATAATGACCGTAACCAGGGGTTTACTATTCATTTTCCATACTATTCAGGTAACGTCAAAATTCCAATTCCTCCCCAGCCTTGATTATAGTCAGTAACAATTTCTTGGCTGGGATATTGCTGTCGGAGTTGATTCCATAATACATCCACTTGACAACTTTTAACCGTTTTATGAGGAAGGATATCATGAAAAAGAATATGGCCTCCAGGTTTAACTAAAGACCTCCATAACTCAAAGTCACGAGTTACCCCTTCAATTCGATGATCTCCATCAATAAATAGAATATCAATTCTCCGACCAGAAAGAATACTTTCTACTTTTTGTCTGGTCTCATCTTTTTGACTATCATCTTGAATTAATTCAACCTGAACTCCTTCGCGTCCTGCAACCAACTCTTTATAAAGACGCTGTTTTTGTGGAAAATATCCACCCCCATGAATTCCATCTTCTAAATCTACAGAAATTACCATCTCTTGAGCAATTCGGCACCAAGCTAATAGAGTCCCTCCTTGAGCAGTACCGATTTCCATCACAATTTTCGGCTGTCGATCCCTAGCCCAATCAATCAGGTTAGTTAACTCTTGTTCGTCTTGAAAGACGCATAGTCGCTTATACCATCCCTGACCCTTATAAGAGTTAATAATATGCATAATATCATTGGTACTAGCACTGGGATATCGTGATATCAACTCATAGAACTCTCGTTTTGATGCTGGCCAAAAGTAAGCATCTCCAACATTCTTGACAACTTTTCTTACATTTTTTGAGAACGACATAATATTTGACCTCACATTAATCAAAGCTAAATAATTTCAGAATACCTGCCATCTTCAAAGAGTTGTTTGTACATTATCCCCTTATTTAAAACGTTAACAAAATCCATGATTCCAAACTGATAGTCTTTAATTTTGATCGACGTTAATATAGACCGAGAGAAGAAATAAAGTAAGCACTCGATTTCTTTGATTTTATCTTTTAAGTAACAAGCATAAGTTAAATAAGCAAGAAGGAATGAACCCTTATGAATCAAATATTCATACCTAGCAGATCGCTTGGAGTCATCTGTGGGAAGATGGATTACATAAGTATTTGGGGTATAGCGAATTCGATATCCTAATGCTTTTAATCTAGGGCCAAATTCTAAATCGCAAACATATCCAAAGGCTTCTAAAAAAAGATGAGTATCGAAAATCTTTCTGGGGATAATTGCTGAACCGCCACTGATCGCAAAACAGTCATCAAAATTAGTAATGGGTTTGTGAAATCCTCGCGGTTGAACTTCCCCTGGGAGATGTAAGTGAGAGTGGGGATTGGGATATTCATAATATTCACCTAAAATCCAAACGCTTTCCGGGTCTGATTTAACAGTATCATAAATAACTCCAAAGTGATTTTCTGGAAAAATATGATCGTCGTTGACAATCCGAACATGAGTACCTCGACAGTCTACAGCAGCATTATTTAAATTAGCTTGTAACCCTCGACGTGGCCCTTTAATATACTGACAGTCCCATTTGAGAGCAATAACTTCATTTTTTGGTGCAATGTCTGGACTTGAATCATCCGAAACAATGATTTCATAAGGCTGAACACTTTGAGAGCGAATACTATCTAAGCACCGATCTAAGTAATCTGGAAGATTGCAAGTCACGAGAGCAACACTAATAGTAACTTCTTGAGGACTATCCATAATTAGTCTCCTTTTGATTTTGATGATTTCTAGCCCAAAATTCACCAGCTTTACCATCTGGAAATTTCAACCATTGTTCTATTGTAAATCCCTTTTCTTTCAGTAACTCCAGTCCATACTCAGGATTACCCTGTTCGCAAGTGTGAAATTCTCCAACAACATTCTCGACGCAGTTAAAGCTAGGAGATTCAATGATTTCATATTCAGATCCTTCACAATCAAGTTTCAGGAGTTCTATCTTGCCATTCATGTGGTCAACGATCTCCTGAAAAGAGATCATATCACATACTTGAGATGAACTAAAAGAACTGCTATCATTCTTAGCAACATAACATGCGGTTAAATCTCCTTCAACACTTAAATTTACTTTACCAGCGTGTTGACCAACAGCATAAGGATAGATTTGAATATTGAAAGAACCCACATTCTTCTTCAAGTTAGAAAATGTTTCACTGCAAGGTTCATAAGCAAGAATTTTTGCCTCTGGAAATAAGGTGGCTGCATAGATGGAAAAAATACCAATATTTGCTCCAATATCTACGATATTCTCTAGATTCTGAAACCGCTTCAACCCGTAGGTATCATTGAGAACTATACCAATCAGCATTACTAAAGTATCTGGCCCTGAGAGATTGATTTTATCACCATTAACATAGTAGTCACAACTATAAGGGATTTGGTTAGCTCTATAGTAACGTCTAGTCAATCGATTAACCGCATAAGCTGTCCTCATTCTTTGAAGTATCGAAGCGCTCATAGTATCCTCCTGATTTCTAATTTAAGTGGGTACAGTATTTAGAATAAAGTTGTATTTGGTCGGCAGCAATTTTTGGCCAAGAAAATGTTTTGGTAACTTCTAAGCATTGTTGAGACAATTTTTCGTAATCACCTCTCTCAAGTGTCAGTATGCTAACCAAATTTTCTACAAAAGCATTAACATCACCTACTGGAACCATCAGAGAAGGATCTACATACTTAAGCATTTCACGAGGCCCCGGAATATCATAAGTGACTGTAGGTAAACCACAAGCTATTTTTTCTAACACTGCAAATCCAAATCCCTCCATGTAACTGGGAAATGCACCAACTGTAGCCCCAGACAAAAGCGATGGCAGTTCATCACTATCATACTTAGGAATAACTTCTATCCAATCAGAAGGGGGTAAGTTAAGATCTTTCAAAACCTCTTCAGCGCTCAAACCTGTTCCCAGAAACTTAAATTTCACATCTGGTATTTTCGTTTTTGTACGCTGTAATATTTCTCCCCAATCTCTAGATCCTTTACGTTGCATCCAATATCCAATAAATGCTACTTGTTTATTATTTAGGCGCGTGCTAGTTGATTCGATTGCTTGAGTAAATAACTGTTGTCGTTTTTCTGATAATCCAAAGGGAAAGACGGTACATTTATCACCGAGACCCCAATGTTCTTGTACATAAATTTTTTCGTCTTCATTGGGAAGATTGATTAAGTCACAAGTCTCTAAGCTGCGAAGGTAGTAAGGACTTTCTTGTTTTTGTCGCCAAGAGCGCAGGGTATTAGCAATGAGATTGCCTTTTTTTGTCTGGGGCCACTTCTGTTGTTCAAGTCTAGCATATTCTTCACAAAAAGCGTATAACCCCACTGATCGCGCAACAAGCAATCCCTTAAAGTTTAATTCTTCTTTAGTAAAGGGTAAATTGCCTTGATGAGCATCAATAATATCAAAGCGATGACCATTAGCTAGGATGAAATCTTTGGCTTTACTTGAGAAACTAGGACGAGTGAATTCAGACCATCGTGAAGATTGACCATTAGGAAACGCATCATTAATATCAAACTTGGCCACATGATGACCCATTTTGTGGAATTCATCAGCTAACTCTAGCTGTACCCTCGGTCCTCCCAGATTACGATCCCAAGGCATGTGAAGTATCATTAAAATTCTCAGGGATTGCTTCATAGTCAATTGCTAAGACCTTGGTAAAGTTCTAAGTGTTTTTTGACAACTATCGACCAACTAAAGTTATTTTCAATCCATTCTGAACAGTGGTTTTGATATTCTTCATAATTCTGGGGCAATAATTGGATAAAGTGCCGCAGAGCCTCTGCTATTGCCTGACCAGAATTTTGATCCACAATTAATCCAGTTTTACCATTATTCACAAACTCATGCATTGCTCCTGCATCCGTACATATAACAGGTGTACCACACGCTTGAGATTCCAACAGCGTAAATCCCATCAATTCCGGAATTGGAGTATAGTCACCATACCACGTAGTATGCACTGAGGGCAATACTGTTACAGTTGCACTCCGATATTCATGCAGTAAGCGTTGCTCATCTGCATCCTGAACAAATTCCACTGACAGACCTTTCGCCAATTCTTTAAGATCATTGTAAAACCTTTGACTATAATCGCCCTTTACCTGACCAAGGATAGTCAGCTTATAACCCGAGGCTCCCAAGAGTTTAAATCCATCAATTAAATAGTTAATCCCTTTATGAGGAAGCATTCGCCCAACAAATAGGATCTTTTTTTCTTTCTCAACTGTAGATGTGGGATAAAACCAGTTAGTATCAACCCCACCTTTAATAACAACTGATTTTTGACTCAATTGATCCGGGATAGTCCCCAGGGTATATTCAGATTGAGCGACTAGGTTTGTATAACAACGGAACAACGGCAGCTTGTGATTAATAACTAGAGAACCTCCTCCACCATGATCGGTGACAAAAACGCGTTTACCAAGAGTATATCCGATCAAGCAACTTATATCAGAAACGAGAGTATAAATCTGATGAACATGAATAACAGTTGCATTGAGTAAGGAACTGATATAGCGAAGATTGATCGCATTCATCATACTTCCGTGGATAGGAGCTTTGACCGGAAAGATTTCAATATTTAGGTTTCCTTCCTGATAACTTTGGCGCTGTGAACCGAAACTAACCAACGTTGTATCTACTTGATTGGCCATAAGGGAAGCTAGGGTACTGGCGTATCGCTCTGCTCCACCAATTAAGGATTTATTACTAAAGTATGTAGGAGTAATATAAACTGTCTTCATAGAAGAAAATACAACATTGGTTTTTATGTTCAATAATTTAACTTTAAGAGCTGATTCCTAAAGGAAATCTTAAAAAGACTGGAATCCTTACAGCGCTTCGCGCTGTCATGAAGTACGCGATCAGCCCGCCATCGCTGGAACTGCTGGATTGATGTTGTACCTCATAGCAGAGGAAAGTGCTGTATATATCAATGGTTTTAGCCTTCATTGGAACAACTTAGTATTTTAGTGAACCTCTTGCTGTTAGGCACTTTCAGCGACTTCGGGAATTAGCTCTAAATCACAATCTATTACAATCTATAGTTACGGAGCTGTGACCAACTCAAAATCTTGGTATTTAGCCATGGCATATATTCAGAAGTCCCAGCAAAATGAAGAAAATAGTTATTAATAAATGCACTTGCTAAACAAACTATTGCCATCTTCTTAGGTGGTAGAATAGAAGTTCCTCTTGTAAAACGCTTCCAAGCCCTTATTACTTTATTGTCTGGAGCTTCAGCAGGTAGGAGGAAGGGATAATCTTTGAGAAGGCATTCAGACCACAATCGATTGAATCTATAATCTAACCAGTGTACACAATTATTTTTGACAATTTCATAGGACAGATGTTGCATCTCGCCACCATGTTCTACTGAATCTTCGTGATGGTAATAAGCTTCCTCTAAAATAGATTGGTGATGTTGAGGAGATAATACCATGACACCACTCTGAATCATCTTATCAAATTGATCTGGTAGTCCAGAGATGGCGTAAAATTCTTGGCTCGATCGAAAAGTATTTTTCCAGCCCCAGAACTCTATGGCTCTATCTTGTAGAATTTCTATTTTTCCAGGCTCACTCCCTGGGAAATACTCACTTAGACTAGAAAACATTTCGACCGCACCTACTTTTTCTTCTGGAACCCCCTCTACTATGCAGGGAGAATTGGGATTGATCAAAATATCTGAGTCTAACCAAACTACGCGATCGTACTTTTTGACTCTTTTATCACCCAGAATTAAACATTTTTGCCAGCAAGGAGAGCGCGACTTTCCACGTGAATATTTATCTAGGGGACTATTAATACATATTAGGTCGTAGCCCTGCAACTCAGCATATCTTTGCCAATTGGTATAGCATAGTCTGTACCAGCGTTCCAGATAAGACTGACCTATTGCTAAAGTGACAATTACTTTTTTCATGTTTCCAAACAATATGGTTTTAGTACACTGTTTTCATCATTCAAATCATTTATCAGTGTTTTTTTATCATACGGTATAGCTAAAACATTTAAAGGTGATTCCCCTCCAATAATATAAAGTTCATACTTCCTATTAATTAAAAATTCAGCTAAATCTTTGCAGGTAGATCCAAAATAGTTCTGTGTTTGCTCGTTAAATTCTGTAATTATTATTGGACTATTTTTACTGGAAAACAGCAAATTACCACCCTTTAATGCATCGATTTCATGACCCTCAATATCAATTTTTAAAAAATCAACCTCTTCAACTTTATTTTGATGGATATAGGAGTCAATGGTAGTACATTTTACTTCACAATTTACATCTGAGTAAGTATAGGGGGTTGAGAGAGAACTAGCACCAGTACAATGACTTGATGCAAAATACAAGTGTCTAATTCCCTCCTGACTAGACAAGGCAAGTTGGTTAAGATAAACATTGGCAAGATTGTTGAGTTGAACACTTTTCGAAAGTAACTTAAATGTTTCAGGATCTGGCTCAAAGCTATGGACTTGACCAGTTTCACCTACAGATCTACTGGCAATTAAAGTATATTGTCCACAATGAGCACCTGCATCCATAAAAATATCACCAGGTTTTAGCAGTTGGCTAATTATCTGTACTGTGTTTTTCTCATATACGCCATTGTGATAAATTTTAAAGCCAACTCCTAAATCATTCCAGTCCACTTTTATTCTCATATTATTGAATAATTTGGTTTGGATAGGAAAGCGATAATTCAATCTGTCTGCAACCCAGACCAATCCTGGATGTGGCGACCACCCAAACACTAAGTGTATTTTGACCCAAATTGTAATAATCAATTTACCCACTTTGGGGTATTGGCTACAAATCCAATACAATATAGATAGTCCTTTTTTTCCAATAGTCATTTTTTTCTCCTGTTGTTTTACTCAAAATTCGAGTGAGCTATTAAATATTCGAGATCTCGATCTATTTATGACTGCTATTAGTTTATATTTGCTATACTCAAAAGCTTTGATAAACTCTCTAGATCCACCATAATATCTTCTCTTACATGATCAGGATCGAGGTATTCAGGTGGCCTCTCACCTTTACCAATTAAGTAGTAGTATTCTAATCCTACCTGATTTGCCAGTGTCCAGAAAAACACTCTTACGTAATTCGGAGAGTACAATTCAATTATTTTGCATCCCCTTTG contains these protein-coding regions:
- a CDS encoding glycosyltransferase family 2 protein, which produces MNSKPLVTVIIPTYNYSGFIGEALDSVFSSSLSKEELEIIIIDDGSTDDTVDTIRAYPDEIIYIQQKNSGKAKATKVGIDRATGKYLFNLDADDLFLPEKLEKVVNCFESDRDLVHVSHPAIYWDVNNNTKEGEPIPEWMKNTKLSGKELLRYFYRHQILFGGGSTFATRTEIAKKIPIPEAVDMYIDEHLVLFALQDKYCYFIDEPLSLWRIHGSNFSVGEAKSEKAIAKLKRSQSSMEAVLQTLEAEAFDPEIIALYALKTKVSIASIKEQLGEKSVSDIIDIWHYLWHNFSQDPELFKLIQTYNVLNRTLPTPMINGLRTLKSKLSRHG
- a CDS encoding glycosyltransferase family 2 protein; protein product: MDSPQEVTISVALVTCNLPDYLDRCLDSIRSQSVQPYEIIVSDDSSPDIAPKNEVIALKWDCQYIKGPRRGLQANLNNAAVDCRGTHVRIVNDDHIFPENHFGVIYDTVKSDPESVWILGEYYEYPNPHSHLHLPGEVQPRGFHKPITNFDDCFAISGGSAIIPRKIFDTHLFLEAFGYVCDLEFGPRLKALGYRIRYTPNTYVIHLPTDDSKRSARYEYLIHKGSFLLAYLTYACYLKDKIKEIECLLYFFSRSILTSIKIKDYQFGIMDFVNVLNKGIMYKQLFEDGRYSEII
- a CDS encoding glycosyltransferase family 4 protein → MKQSLRILMILHMPWDRNLGGPRVQLELADEFHKMGHHVAKFDINDAFPNGQSSRWSEFTRPSFSSKAKDFILANGHRFDIIDAHQGNLPFTKEELNFKGLLVARSVGLYAFCEEYARLEQQKWPQTKKGNLIANTLRSWRQKQESPYYLRSLETCDLINLPNEDEKIYVQEHWGLGDKCTVFPFGLSEKRQQLFTQAIESTSTRLNNKQVAFIGYWMQRKGSRDWGEILQRTKTKIPDVKFKFLGTGLSAEEVLKDLNLPPSDWIEVIPKYDSDELPSLLSGATVGAFPSYMEGFGFAVLEKIACGLPTVTYDIPGPREMLKYVDPSLMVPVGDVNAFVENLVSILTLERGDYEKLSQQCLEVTKTFSWPKIAADQIQLYSKYCTHLN
- a CDS encoding class I SAM-dependent methyltransferase, giving the protein MSFSKNVRKVVKNVGDAYFWPASKREFYELISRYPSASTNDIMHIINSYKGQGWYKRLCVFQDEQELTNLIDWARDRQPKIVMEIGTAQGGTLLAWCRIAQEMVISVDLEDGIHGGGYFPQKQRLYKELVAGREGVQVELIQDDSQKDETRQKVESILSGRRIDILFIDGDHRIEGVTRDFELWRSLVKPGGHILFHDILPHKTVKSCQVDVLWNQLRQQYPSQEIVTDYNQGWGGIGILTLPE
- a CDS encoding FkbM family methyltransferase, encoding MTIGKKGLSILYWICSQYPKVGKLIITIWVKIHLVFGWSPHPGLVWVADRLNYRFPIQTKLFNNMRIKVDWNDLGVGFKIYHNGVYEKNTVQIISQLLKPGDIFMDAGAHCGQYTLIASRSVGETGQVHSFEPDPETFKLLSKSVQLNNLANVYLNQLALSSQEGIRHLYFASSHCTGASSLSTPYTYSDVNCEVKCTTIDSYIHQNKVEEVDFLKIDIEGHEIDALKGGNLLFSSKNSPIIITEFNEQTQNYFGSTCKDLAEFLINRKYELYIIGGESPLNVLAIPYDKKTLINDLNDENSVLKPYCLET
- a CDS encoding FkbM family methyltransferase; this encodes MSASILQRMRTAYAVNRLTRRYYRANQIPYSCDYYVNGDKINLSGPDTLVMLIGIVLNDTYGLKRFQNLENIVDIGANIGIFSIYAATLFPEAKILAYEPCSETFSNLKKNVGSFNIQIYPYAVGQHAGKVNLSVEGDLTACYVAKNDSSSFSSSQVCDMISFQEIVDHMNGKIELLKLDCEGSEYEIIESPSFNCVENVVGEFHTCEQGNPEYGLELLKEKGFTIEQWLKFPDGKAGEFWARNHQNQKETNYG
- a CDS encoding glycosyltransferase family 4 protein, encoding MKTVYITPTYFSNKSLIGGAERYASTLASLMANQVDTTLVSFGSQRQSYQEGNLNIEIFPVKAPIHGSMMNAINLRYISSLLNATVIHVHQIYTLVSDISCLIGYTLGKRVFVTDHGGGGSLVINHKLPLFRCYTNLVAQSEYTLGTIPDQLSQKSVVIKGGVDTNWFYPTSTVEKEKKILFVGRMLPHKGINYLIDGFKLLGASGYKLTILGQVKGDYSQRFYNDLKELAKGLSVEFVQDADEQRLLHEYRSATVTVLPSVHTTWYGDYTPIPELMGFTLLESQACGTPVICTDAGAMHEFVNNGKTGLIVDQNSGQAIAEALRHFIQLLPQNYEEYQNHCSEWIENNFSWSIVVKKHLELYQGLSN